From Rhodoferax sp. AJA081-3, the proteins below share one genomic window:
- the narJ gene encoding nitrate reductase molybdenum cofactor assembly chaperone → MKNNRYSLRALALLLGYPDAALRANALQLVDAIDEEGALPAARRAELRALAQELVRQDPMESEARFVDTFDRGRATSLHLFEHVHGDSRDRGPAMVDLVQTYEKAGLLMGPDELPDHLCVVLEFASTQPPAVAKEFLGEMAHILNAIFSALLQRGSPYAAAVAAVLELTGERVQAVPIVADEALDEAWAEPEAFGGCSTKGQAKPGEAQPIHIVRKSAPAQGVAV, encoded by the coding sequence ATGAAAAACAACCGTTACTCCCTGCGCGCCCTGGCCCTGTTGCTGGGCTACCCCGATGCGGCCCTGCGCGCCAACGCACTGCAGCTGGTCGACGCCATTGACGAAGAAGGCGCACTGCCTGCGGCCCGCCGCGCCGAACTGCGGGCCCTGGCCCAGGAGCTGGTGCGCCAGGACCCCATGGAATCCGAGGCGCGTTTTGTGGACACCTTTGACCGGGGCCGCGCCACATCGCTGCATCTGTTTGAACATGTACACGGCGACTCGCGTGACCGCGGCCCGGCCATGGTGGACCTGGTGCAGACCTATGAAAAGGCAGGCCTGCTGATGGGCCCCGACGAACTGCCCGACCACCTGTGTGTGGTGCTGGAATTTGCCTCCACCCAGCCTCCCGCCGTGGCCAAGGAGTTTTTGGGCGAAATGGCCCACATCCTCAACGCCATCTTCAGCGCGCTGCTGCAACGCGGCAGCCCCTATGCCGCGGCCGTGGCGGCCGTGCTGGAGCTGACGGGCGAAAGGGTACAGGCCGTACCTATAGTGGCCGATGAGGCGCTGGACGAAGCCTGGGCCGAGCCCGAAGCCTTTGGCGGCTGCAGCACCAAAGGCCAGGCAAAACCCGGCGAAGCACAACCCATTCACATCGTTCGCAAAAGTGCACCTGCACAAGGAGTGGCCGTATGA
- the narI gene encoding respiratory nitrate reductase subunit gamma, giving the protein MNALQNFVFGIYPYICLSVFLLGSLLRFDRDQYTWKSDSSQLLRTGQLRWGSNLFHVGILFLFFGHSFGMLTPHFLYEPFITAGAKQLVAMVSGGLFGLLGFIGVSLLLHRRLGDERIRINSKPSDIMLLVLLWLQFALGLATIPLSAQHLDGGMMLNLADWAQRIVTFRSGAPELLADAGWVFKAHMFLGMSIFLVFPFTRLVHVWSGFATLAYVVRPYQLVRSRRVGMTPTEPLSQRKST; this is encoded by the coding sequence ATGAACGCCCTGCAAAACTTTGTCTTCGGGATTTATCCCTACATCTGCCTGAGCGTCTTCCTGCTGGGCAGCCTGTTGCGGTTTGACCGCGACCAATACACCTGGAAGAGTGACTCGTCGCAGTTGCTGCGCACCGGCCAGTTGCGCTGGGGCAGCAACCTGTTCCATGTGGGCATTTTGTTTCTGTTCTTTGGCCACAGCTTTGGCATGCTGACGCCCCACTTTTTGTACGAACCCTTCATCACCGCGGGCGCCAAACAGCTGGTAGCCATGGTGTCGGGTGGCTTGTTCGGCCTGCTGGGCTTTATCGGGGTGAGCCTGCTGCTGCACCGCCGCCTGGGCGATGAACGCATCCGCATCAACAGCAAACCCAGCGACATCATGCTGCTGGTGCTGCTGTGGCTGCAGTTTGCCCTGGGTCTGGCCACCATACCGCTGTCGGCCCAGCACCTGGATGGCGGCATGATGCTGAACTTGGCCGATTGGGCCCAGCGCATCGTCACCTTCCGCTCCGGCGCCCCTGAACTGTTGGCGGATGCGGGTTGGGTGTTCAAGGCCCACATGTTCTTGGGCATGAGCATTTTCCTGGTCTTCCCCTTCACCCGCCTGGTCCATGTGTGGAGTGGTTTTGCCACACTGGCCTATGTGGTGCGCCCCTACCAGCTGGTGCGCAGCCGCCGGGTGGGCATGACGCCCACCGAGCCCCTGAGCCAGCGCAAATCGACCTAA
- a CDS encoding peptidylprolyl isomerase, which produces MSEHATSSCGSSTCQCAGAATTIPSINGIQLHTADEQPDSFALRELAYTELLRQQAVHLSLLPRHTSLVAPTLDEAQRQVIEAMVEAAATSPVPTEEECRRYFDANAHTFVVGRALHVRHILFAVTPGVNVQALTVHAEKALLSLLGKDVPAERFAQVAAEMSNCPTSTQGGDLGWIGPDDCAPELAKELFDLKHAQSGTGIHPRLIHSRFGFHIIDVLERRPGIQKTYDAVHERIKAQLTLQSRAKAMHQYMSLLVGEALVEGITLEGADSPLVQ; this is translated from the coding sequence ATGAGCGAACACGCCACTTCAAGCTGCGGCAGCAGCACCTGCCAGTGCGCTGGTGCGGCCACCACCATTCCCAGCATCAACGGCATCCAGTTGCACACCGCCGACGAACAGCCCGACAGCTTTGCGCTGCGCGAGCTGGCTTACACCGAGCTGCTGCGCCAACAAGCGGTACACCTGAGCCTGCTGCCCCGCCACACCAGCCTGGTTGCGCCCACGCTGGATGAAGCCCAGCGCCAGGTAATCGAGGCCATGGTGGAAGCGGCGGCCACCAGCCCCGTGCCCACCGAAGAAGAGTGCAGGCGTTACTTCGACGCCAACGCACACACCTTTGTCGTGGGCCGTGCACTGCATGTGCGCCATATCCTGTTTGCAGTGACCCCTGGCGTGAACGTGCAGGCGCTGACGGTACACGCCGAAAAAGCCCTGCTGAGCCTGCTGGGCAAAGACGTGCCCGCCGAACGGTTTGCCCAGGTGGCGGCCGAAATGTCCAATTGCCCCACCAGCACCCAGGGCGGCGACCTGGGCTGGATTGGACCGGACGACTGCGCACCCGAGCTGGCCAAGGAGCTGTTCGACCTGAAACATGCGCAATCGGGCACCGGCATTCACCCGCGCCTGATTCACTCGCGCTTTGGTTTTCACATCATCGATGTGCTGGAGCGCCGCCCCGGCATTCAAAAGACCTATGACGCGGTGCACGAACGCATCAAAGCCCAGTTGACCCTGCAGTCACGGGCCAAAGCCATGCACCAGTACATGAGTCTGTTGGTGGGCGAGGCGCTGGTGGAAGGCATCACGCTGGAGGGGGCTGATTCGCCCCTGGTGCAATGA
- a CDS encoding carbonic anhydrase — MTPAAADQPRGDELLHRLQRFHSDYFPLHQQRFQDLVTDGQHPKTLFIGCSDSRLVPYLLTGAGPGELFIVRNVGAFIPPYDGSYGLHGTTAAIEYAVLTLHVERIIVCGHSHCGAIRAAYDGAPDEARALKAWLKLAQDALLPVQAGPEALARTEQRSVVLQLERLMDYPMVRREVEAGRLTLHGWHYVIEDGEIHVFDAQRADFVPASKASNSGTGPYQPYVEHDGQVFSVPAEEL, encoded by the coding sequence ATGACACCCGCTGCAGCAGACCAGCCCCGGGGGGATGAGCTGCTGCATCGCCTGCAGCGTTTCCACTCGGACTACTTTCCGCTGCACCAACAGCGTTTCCAGGATTTGGTCACCGATGGCCAGCACCCCAAGACCCTGTTCATAGGTTGCTCGGATTCGCGCCTGGTGCCCTACCTGCTGACCGGTGCAGGGCCGGGTGAACTGTTCATCGTGCGCAATGTGGGGGCCTTTATCCCCCCCTATGACGGGTCGTATGGTTTGCACGGCACCACGGCGGCCATTGAATACGCGGTGCTCACGCTGCATGTGGAGCGCATCATTGTGTGTGGCCACAGCCACTGTGGCGCCATCCGCGCGGCCTACGACGGCGCACCCGATGAAGCCCGTGCGCTCAAGGCCTGGCTCAAGTTAGCGCAAGATGCCCTGCTGCCCGTGCAGGCTGGCCCCGAAGCCCTGGCCCGTACCGAGCAGCGCAGTGTGGTGCTGCAGCTGGAGCGGCTGATGGACTACCCCATGGTGCGCCGCGAAGTGGAGGCCGGGCGGCTGACATTACACGGCTGGCACTACGTGATTGAAGACGGCGAGATCCACGTGTTTGATGCCCAGCGTGCCGACTTTGTGCCCGCTTCCAAGGCGTCCAACAGTGGCACCGGGCCTTACCAGCCCTATGTGGAACACGACGGACAGGTATTCTCGGTACCGGCGGAAGAGCTGTGA
- a CDS encoding ribonucleotide reductase subunit alpha — protein MISNFDDLLQAARAQPSPQRLLLVFTGAELPADADAEQRARFEAGEGGALVPLMCVDKRPDELASFAQLCTEADGMQSGWRVVLAGALSGPPGEPPSDTSVDQAFERLLGLIQAGQMDQVLAQTLAFTRDGAAVSLQA, from the coding sequence ATGATTTCCAACTTTGACGACTTGCTGCAGGCCGCACGCGCCCAGCCCTCACCCCAGCGCCTGCTGCTGGTATTTACCGGCGCCGAATTGCCGGCAGATGCCGACGCAGAACAGCGCGCCCGCTTCGAGGCCGGAGAAGGCGGCGCACTGGTGCCCTTGATGTGTGTGGACAAACGCCCCGACGAGCTGGCCTCGTTTGCCCAGCTGTGTACCGAGGCCGATGGCATGCAAAGCGGTTGGCGGGTGGTGTTGGCCGGTGCTTTGTCGGGCCCGCCGGGCGAGCCACCCAGTGACACATCAGTAGACCAGGCCTTTGAGCGCCTGCTGGGCCTGATACAGGCCGGCCAGATGGACCAGGTGCTCGCGCAAACCCTGGCCTTCACCCGCGATGGCGCAGCCGTTTCGCTGCAGGCCTGA
- a CDS encoding hemerythrin domain-containing protein: MFVPSEPGQQRVVASWEQPFDMLRACHDRVHRMLTLLGKLQAHVVVHGVDAQARQAARDVMRYFDQAAPLHHQDEELHIFPAAHRSGNPDAIAAVIRLGVEHQTMEADWRHLRAELQALLAEETSQPLPLAWQTDQLVQAFCARYAEHIRIEEQLVYPCVERLLTPDDAQTMGSEMAARRGAGLRPPAF, translated from the coding sequence ATGTTTGTGCCGTCTGAACCAGGCCAGCAAAGGGTCGTTGCCAGCTGGGAGCAGCCTTTTGACATGCTGCGGGCCTGCCACGACCGTGTACACCGCATGCTCACCCTGCTGGGCAAGCTGCAGGCCCATGTGGTGGTGCACGGCGTAGACGCCCAGGCCAGGCAGGCGGCAAGGGACGTGATGCGTTATTTTGACCAGGCCGCGCCGCTGCACCACCAGGACGAGGAGTTGCATATCTTCCCGGCCGCCCACCGCAGTGGCAACCCGGACGCCATAGCAGCTGTCATACGGCTGGGCGTAGAACACCAGACCATGGAGGCCGACTGGCGCCATTTGCGTGCCGAGCTGCAGGCCCTGCTAGCCGAGGAAACATCCCAACCCCTGCCCCTGGCTTGGCAGACGGACCAACTGGTGCAAGCCTTCTGCGCGCGGTATGCGGAGCACATCCGCATCGAAGAGCAGCTGGTGTACCCCTGTGTGGAACGCCTCCTGACGCCAGACGACGCCCAAACGATGGGTTCCGAGATGGCCGCACGGCGGGGCGCTGGGCTTCGCCCCCCGGCGTTTTAA
- a CDS encoding cation:proton antiporter, with product MNSTLLYAFIFLTAGVISVPLAKRFGLGSVLGYLIAGICIAPLISLLGIETHRLQEFAEFGVVMMLFLVGLELEPRKLWALRHRLVGLGGLQLLLTTLAVCLGAILVGLDWKMGVAIGLIATGSSTAIVLQSLGEKGLLKSDGGEASFVVLLFQDISVIPVLALLPLLASQEFSPAIHGATHSPQVASLLAGLPVWMNTLATILAVGFIIVGGNYLSKPLFRFIASARLREVFTGAALLLVIGIALLMVMVGLSPALGTFLAGVVLANSEYRHELESDIEPFKGLLLGLFFMTVGAGIDFSYLFANGSIVAGITLAFVCVKVGVLWCIGTVFRLGGSDRWLFSLGLAQIGEFAFVLLAFATQNAVMPESVAKPLLLAVALSMLLTPILFIVFDRIILVRMVRSQARKADEIDVQGVAIIVGIGRFGQIVNRILRIKGYETVVLDVNAEMIDTMTTIGVKAFYGDGARPDLLDAAGLANARLLVVAIDDRERVLAIVKHAKRLRPDLHVVARAYDRIHVYDLFSAGCDDIVRETFDSAVRAGRYSLEALGTGSDDAESLINAFVDADRKSMRSLAVLHNPDIPPNKNSAYMDKLKEIRSQEAHMS from the coding sequence GTGAACAGTACCCTCCTTTATGCCTTCATTTTTCTTACCGCTGGCGTCATTTCGGTGCCACTGGCCAAGCGATTTGGCCTGGGTTCCGTGCTGGGCTACCTCATCGCGGGCATCTGCATCGCACCGCTTATTTCTCTGCTCGGCATAGAAACCCATAGGCTGCAGGAGTTTGCCGAATTTGGTGTTGTGATGATGCTCTTCCTGGTTGGCTTGGAGCTGGAACCGCGGAAGCTGTGGGCCTTGCGACACCGGCTGGTCGGGCTCGGTGGCTTGCAACTGCTGTTGACCACATTGGCCGTCTGTCTGGGAGCGATCCTCGTCGGCCTGGACTGGAAAATGGGTGTGGCTATCGGATTGATCGCAACGGGATCGTCGACGGCCATCGTGCTGCAAAGCCTGGGTGAAAAAGGGCTATTGAAAAGTGATGGTGGCGAAGCCAGCTTCGTCGTTCTATTGTTCCAGGATATCTCGGTCATCCCTGTTCTGGCCCTTCTGCCGCTTCTGGCAAGTCAAGAATTTTCACCTGCTATACACGGAGCCACGCATTCTCCACAGGTTGCCAGCCTGCTGGCTGGGCTGCCCGTTTGGATGAATACACTCGCCACCATTCTGGCTGTTGGGTTCATCATCGTAGGCGGCAACTACCTTTCCAAGCCCCTTTTTCGTTTCATCGCGTCGGCACGATTGCGCGAAGTATTCACCGGTGCGGCTTTGCTCTTGGTGATTGGTATCGCGCTGCTGATGGTGATGGTTGGGCTGTCGCCAGCACTTGGGACCTTTCTCGCTGGCGTAGTGCTTGCCAACAGCGAATACCGTCACGAACTCGAAAGCGACATTGAGCCATTCAAGGGCCTACTGCTCGGGTTGTTCTTTATGACCGTTGGCGCGGGTATCGATTTTTCCTATCTGTTCGCCAATGGGTCCATCGTCGCCGGCATCACACTTGCATTCGTATGCGTGAAAGTCGGTGTGCTCTGGTGCATCGGTACGGTATTCCGTCTTGGCGGTTCTGATCGGTGGCTGTTCTCACTGGGCTTGGCTCAAATTGGGGAATTTGCTTTCGTATTGCTTGCCTTTGCGACCCAGAACGCGGTCATGCCGGAGTCCGTTGCCAAGCCACTGCTTCTCGCCGTGGCGCTATCCATGCTTCTGACACCAATTCTCTTCATCGTGTTCGATCGAATCATCCTGGTCAGGATGGTCAGATCGCAGGCCAGAAAGGCGGATGAAATCGATGTTCAAGGTGTTGCGATCATCGTTGGCATCGGGCGATTTGGACAAATCGTCAATCGAATTCTACGCATCAAAGGCTACGAAACCGTAGTGCTTGATGTCAACGCAGAGATGATCGACACCATGACGACAATCGGGGTGAAGGCGTTCTACGGAGACGGTGCACGGCCGGATTTATTGGATGCGGCGGGGTTGGCGAATGCACGCTTGCTCGTCGTTGCCATCGATGATCGCGAGCGCGTGCTAGCGATCGTCAAGCACGCCAAGCGGCTGCGTCCGGATCTACATGTCGTTGCGCGCGCTTACGATCGGATTCATGTTTATGACCTTTTCAGTGCCGGCTGCGATGACATCGTAAGAGAAACGTTTGACAGCGCTGTACGCGCGGGCCGCTATTCCCTGGAAGCCCTGGGAACCGGGTCGGACGACGCCGAGTCGCTGATCAATGCCTTTGTTGACGCGGATCGAAAGTCCATGCGTTCGCTTGCAGTACTGCACAACCCGGACATCCCTCCAAACAAGAATTCAGCCTACATGGATAAGCTAAAGGAGATACGCAGCCAAGAAGCGCATATGTCATGA
- a CDS encoding SDR family oxidoreductase, translating to MTHGIENKVVVITGGSSGLGAETARHLVRAGAKVILGARRLDRLQALAKELGLGAESFVQTDVTDYAQVHALVARAIATHGRIDVMLNNAGVMPLSPLEMLRVDEWDQTIDVNIKGVLYGIAAALPYMKAQKSGQFINVSSVAGHVVSAGGVVYSASKFAVRAISEGLRKEVKPYNIRSTLLSPGAVDTELPASTKAEGMAQAMQAFYAHNAIPADSFARCALFAMSQPDAVDINEILFRPTRQEF from the coding sequence ATGACACATGGAATCGAAAACAAGGTCGTCGTCATCACCGGCGGCAGCAGCGGTTTGGGCGCGGAGACCGCCCGGCATCTGGTGCGGGCGGGCGCAAAGGTCATTCTGGGCGCACGGCGCCTGGACCGCCTGCAGGCGCTGGCGAAGGAACTCGGCCTGGGTGCCGAGAGTTTCGTACAAACCGATGTCACCGACTACGCGCAAGTACACGCGCTAGTGGCACGCGCCATAGCGACGCACGGGCGCATTGACGTGATGCTCAACAACGCCGGGGTGATGCCGCTCTCGCCATTGGAGATGTTGCGCGTGGACGAATGGGACCAGACCATCGACGTCAACATCAAGGGCGTGCTCTATGGCATTGCCGCCGCGCTGCCCTACATGAAGGCGCAAAAGAGCGGACAGTTCATCAATGTCTCGTCGGTGGCCGGTCACGTGGTGAGCGCGGGCGGCGTGGTGTACAGCGCCAGCAAGTTCGCAGTGCGTGCCATCTCCGAAGGGCTGCGCAAGGAGGTCAAGCCCTACAACATCCGATCCACGCTTCTGTCGCCCGGCGCGGTGGACACCGAACTTCCGGCATCCACCAAGGCCGAGGGCATGGCGCAGGCCATGCAGGCGTTTTATGCGCACAACGCCATCCCGGCAGACAGCTTCGCGCGCTGCGCGCTTTTTGCCATGAGCCAGCCGGACGCAGTGGACATCAATGAAATCCTCTTCCGCCCGACACGACAGGAATTTTGA
- a CDS encoding amidohydrolase family protein, whose amino-acid sequence MGSSRVADMDTAGITMQVLSHGGYPQLLPAAHAIDLTRAANDKLAQAAQANPTRFAGFATLPWQAPEAAARELERAVNELGLKGALINGRPGDTFLDDARYAPILAAFDTLKVPLYVHPGLPLSAVQAPYYGGFERELGARLAMFAWGWHNEAGIQVVRMLLAGVFDRYPRLQVISGHWGEMVPFFLQRLEDSIPLEASGLQRPIVQTYREHVYVSPSGMLTLPHFQFIYSLMGADRILYSIDYPYQSLDGARAFIERLPVSRADKALIAHGNAERLLGL is encoded by the coding sequence ATGGGCTCTTCACGCGTGGCCGACATGGACACAGCAGGCATCACCATGCAGGTGCTGTCCCACGGCGGGTACCCTCAGTTGCTGCCCGCCGCGCATGCTATTGATCTGACCCGCGCTGCGAACGACAAGCTGGCTCAAGCGGCGCAGGCTAACCCTACGCGCTTCGCGGGGTTTGCTACGCTGCCCTGGCAAGCTCCCGAGGCAGCGGCGCGGGAGCTGGAGCGTGCGGTCAATGAGCTGGGTCTCAAAGGCGCGCTCATCAATGGCCGTCCCGGCGACACCTTCCTCGATGACGCGCGCTACGCGCCCATCCTCGCTGCCTTCGACACGTTGAAAGTGCCGCTGTACGTCCACCCCGGTCTGCCGCTGTCGGCAGTGCAAGCGCCGTACTACGGCGGCTTCGAGCGCGAACTGGGTGCGCGGCTTGCGATGTTCGCCTGGGGTTGGCATAACGAGGCCGGTATTCAGGTTGTGCGTATGCTGTTGGCAGGCGTGTTCGATCGCTATCCCAGACTGCAGGTCATCAGCGGTCATTGGGGCGAGATGGTGCCCTTCTTCCTGCAGCGGTTGGAAGACTCCATTCCGCTGGAAGCCTCCGGCCTCCAACGCCCCATCGTGCAGACCTACCGCGAGCATGTGTACGTATCGCCCAGCGGCATGCTCACGCTGCCACACTTCCAATTCATTTATTCGCTGATGGGGGCAGACCGCATCCTGTACTCCATCGACTACCCCTACCAGAGCCTGGACGGCGCCCGCGCCTTTATAGAGCGCCTGCCCGTCAGCAGAGCAGACAAGGCCCTGATTGCCCACGGCAACGCCGAGCGCCTGCTGGGTTTGTGA
- a CDS encoding type 1 glutamine amidotransferase domain-containing protein yields the protein MTQQASELKPVLFVVTSNAVKGATGIPTGYNLAEVTHPLEKLHAAGIRVEFASILGGDAPLDGLEDMKDPVIAHYWADADFRHAIAHTLRLDDVDPSRYSAIFFAGGHGTMWDFPDSPAVQKAIREIDAAGGIVSAVCHGPAALVNARRADGSLLVTGKRLAAFTNGEEEEVQSTHVVPFLLESTLVERGAQHQTAANWANNVVVDGRLITGQNPQSAARLGEALRDALFA from the coding sequence ATGACCCAGCAAGCCTCTGAACTCAAACCCGTCCTCTTCGTCGTCACCAGCAACGCTGTGAAGGGAGCGACCGGCATCCCCACCGGCTACAACCTGGCCGAAGTCACCCACCCGCTGGAAAAATTGCATGCGGCCGGCATTCGCGTGGAGTTCGCCTCCATCCTGGGTGGTGACGCACCACTGGATGGGTTGGAGGACATGAAAGACCCCGTCATCGCCCACTATTGGGCCGATGCCGATTTCCGCCACGCCATCGCCCATACACTGCGCCTGGACGACGTGGACCCTTCGCGCTATTCGGCTATCTTCTTTGCGGGCGGTCACGGCACGATGTGGGACTTCCCCGACAGTCCTGCCGTGCAAAAAGCCATCCGCGAGATCGATGCGGCTGGTGGCATTGTCTCTGCAGTGTGCCACGGCCCGGCGGCCCTGGTCAATGCGCGCCGTGCTGACGGCAGCCTGCTGGTAACGGGCAAACGGTTGGCCGCCTTTACCAATGGCGAGGAAGAAGAAGTGCAGTCCACCCACGTGGTGCCTTTCCTGTTGGAGTCGACGCTGGTTGAGCGCGGTGCGCAGCACCAGACCGCAGCCAATTGGGCCAACAACGTGGTCGTCGATGGCCGACTCATCACCGGACAGAACCCGCAGTCTGCCGCGCGCTTGGGCGAAGCGTTGCGCGACGCCCTGTTTGCCTGA
- a CDS encoding alpha/beta hydrolase: MIQPVAFTNKAIRISAHLHLPDGFREDKKYPALVGIHPMGGVKEQTIGLYAKRLAALGFVVVVYDSTHQGESGGEPRLLEDPTIRVEDARCAADFLTTLPYVDDTRMGVFGICAGGGYALSVAQTERRFKAVAGVSATPMGEAARSMFGQPIPTAELIKTLEAAASQRTAEARGEKPVLLPTVPVRLEDINENTPTMMREGHDYYHTPRGQHPNAPGLFPMSSMDKMLAFSVFPLIPGLLTQPLLLVVGSIADTKIFSDQAYALSNGPKELFVLMGPRTSTCMTSLNTWIR; encoded by the coding sequence ATGATCCAGCCTGTTGCATTCACGAACAAAGCCATACGAATTTCGGCGCACTTGCACCTTCCGGACGGCTTCCGAGAAGACAAAAAATATCCCGCTCTCGTCGGGATTCATCCCATGGGAGGCGTGAAGGAGCAAACCATCGGGCTTTATGCGAAGCGGCTCGCAGCGCTGGGCTTCGTTGTCGTCGTGTATGACTCGACCCACCAGGGAGAGAGCGGCGGTGAGCCGCGCCTGCTCGAAGACCCCACGATCCGGGTGGAAGATGCGCGTTGTGCGGCAGACTTTCTCACGACATTGCCGTATGTGGACGACACCCGCATGGGCGTTTTCGGCATCTGTGCCGGCGGCGGATATGCACTCTCCGTAGCGCAGACCGAGCGCCGCTTCAAGGCAGTGGCTGGGGTCAGCGCGACGCCGATGGGCGAGGCGGCCAGGAGCATGTTTGGCCAGCCGATTCCAACCGCCGAGCTGATCAAGACGCTGGAAGCGGCGGCCAGTCAGCGCACGGCCGAAGCGCGTGGAGAAAAACCCGTCTTACTCCCGACGGTTCCAGTACGCCTCGAAGACATCAATGAGAACACGCCAACCATGATGCGCGAAGGGCACGACTACTACCACACGCCGCGTGGTCAGCATCCGAACGCACCGGGTCTGTTTCCGATGAGCAGCATGGACAAGATGCTGGCCTTCTCGGTCTTCCCCCTGATCCCGGGTCTGCTGACCCAACCCTTGCTCCTCGTCGTGGGAAGCATTGCCGACACGAAGATCTTCAGCGACCAGGCCTATGCACTTTCCAACGGGCCGAAAGAGCTATTTGTCTTGATGGGGCCACGCACATCGACCTGTATGACGTCCCTGAATACCTGGATCAGGTAG
- a CDS encoding superoxide dismutase, whose product MKLLCLDIPQPGASLDQYQPHMLDEARHGWQLYKSGIVRDIYFRQDRPGVAILAEAESVEAARTALREFPLAKAGLIDWDVIPLGPFLNWEMLFASGNA is encoded by the coding sequence ATGAAACTGCTTTGCCTCGACATCCCCCAACCCGGCGCCAGCCTGGATCAATACCAACCGCACATGCTGGACGAAGCTCGGCACGGATGGCAACTCTACAAAAGTGGCATCGTGCGCGACATCTATTTCCGTCAGGACCGCCCCGGCGTCGCCATCCTTGCCGAGGCCGAGTCGGTAGAAGCCGCCAGGACCGCCTTGCGTGAATTCCCATTAGCCAAGGCCGGGCTTATTGATTGGGATGTCATCCCGCTGGGGCCTTTCTTGAACTGGGAAATGCTGTTTGCATCTGGCAACGCCTGA
- a CDS encoding LysR family transcriptional regulator encodes MTATNATPERQERLDGVTVFVEVVRLGGFARAAEHLDLTRSAVGKAMARLEARLAARLFHRTTRVQSLTDDGQIYYEHCLRALSELQAAEAQMQSGRHAVGGRLRVTMPVLFGRHCVAPILLNLAQQHPSLDLYLSFSDRPVDVLAEGFDLAIRSGVLGAESAGLRARKLVVQRKQVCASPAYLAAQGRPQSTAELATHSILLYRRADRINVWQLPDATGRIVDMPLTSRLQLDDLEAIADAATAGLGLAWLPEWLVRDRLRTGKLVSVLDDQPGAARDCYALWPSTPHMPLRLRLAVDALVEHFAEGGE; translated from the coding sequence ATGACTGCAACCAATGCCACTCCAGAGCGCCAAGAGCGGCTGGATGGCGTCACCGTGTTCGTGGAAGTTGTGCGCCTGGGGGGCTTCGCGCGCGCGGCCGAGCACCTGGACCTGACACGCTCGGCCGTGGGCAAAGCGATGGCGCGGCTGGAGGCTCGCCTAGCCGCGCGCTTGTTTCACCGCACCACGCGCGTACAGAGCCTCACCGACGATGGCCAGATCTACTATGAGCACTGCCTGCGCGCGCTGTCGGAACTACAGGCCGCTGAGGCGCAAATGCAGTCGGGCCGGCACGCAGTGGGCGGGCGGCTGCGTGTCACGATGCCGGTGTTGTTTGGTCGCCATTGCGTCGCGCCCATTTTGCTGAACCTGGCGCAGCAGCATCCGTCGCTGGATCTGTACCTGAGCTTCAGCGACCGCCCGGTAGACGTGCTGGCCGAGGGCTTCGATCTCGCCATTCGCAGTGGTGTACTCGGGGCCGAGAGCGCAGGCCTGCGGGCGCGCAAGCTGGTGGTGCAACGTAAGCAGGTGTGTGCCTCGCCGGCCTACCTGGCTGCACAGGGGCGACCGCAGAGCACCGCCGAACTGGCAACGCACAGCATCCTGCTCTACCGGCGTGCCGACCGCATCAATGTCTGGCAGTTGCCAGACGCGACCGGCCGCATCGTCGACATGCCACTGACCTCACGCCTGCAGCTTGACGATTTGGAGGCCATTGCAGACGCGGCCACAGCCGGCTTGGGTCTCGCGTGGCTGCCTGAATGGCTGGTGCGTGACCGCCTGCGCACGGGGAAACTGGTCAGCGTACTGGACGACCAGCCCGGCGCGGCGAGGGACTGTTATGCGCTGTGGCCCAGCACGCCCCACATGCCGCTGCGCCTGCGGCTGGCGGTGGACGCGCTGGTTGAACACTTTGCCGAAGGGGGTGAATGA